In Deinococcus sp. HSC-46F16, the following are encoded in one genomic region:
- the tsaB gene encoding tRNA (adenosine(37)-N6)-threonylcarbamoyltransferase complex dimerization subunit type 1 TsaB, translating to MPAMSASAAPHPVTLALDTATPFLTLALAWPGGERTWREEVGRAHAERLAGAVRELFVDAGLPFHAHTIVIGTGPGSYTGVRVGASYALGLGRVWGAQVLGVPTLEGLVGGLEGEVAVSLDARRENVYGAVYEVQGGVVGRVIHPPHKDSLNAFETLAAGRPHHRDPTPDSLALLRAGLDHGSEEWALAYL from the coding sequence ATGCCCGCCATGTCGGCGTCCGCTGCCCCCCACCCCGTCACCCTGGCCCTCGATACCGCCACCCCCTTCCTGACCCTGGCCCTGGCCTGGCCCGGCGGCGAGCGGACCTGGCGCGAGGAGGTCGGGCGGGCACACGCCGAGCGGCTGGCGGGGGCGGTGCGGGAGCTGTTCGTGGACGCGGGCCTTCCTTTCCACGCGCACACCATCGTGATCGGCACCGGGCCGGGGTCCTACACGGGCGTGCGCGTGGGCGCGAGCTACGCCCTCGGCCTGGGGCGGGTGTGGGGAGCGCAGGTGCTGGGCGTGCCCACCTTGGAAGGGTTGGTGGGCGGCCTGGAGGGGGAGGTGGCCGTCTCGCTGGATGCCCGGCGGGAGAACGTCTATGGGGCCGTGTACGAGGTGCAGGGTGGGGTGGTGGGCCGGGTCATTCACCCGCCGCATAAGGACAGCCTGAACGCCTTCGAGACGCTCGCCGCCGGACGCCCCCACCACCGCGACCCCACGCCCGACAGCCTCGCCCTGCTGCGGGCGGGGCTGGATCACGGGAGCGAGGAGTGGGCGCTGGCGTACCTGTAG
- a CDS encoding FUN14 domain-containing protein: protein MSSPPTFPSPDASITEALRSVLPDLSVGALLGFATGLALRKVGRLALIALGLLFVAVQLLASWDLLSVNWPRVQALAEPVLRQGGEAGAAWLGRVLTANLPFAGAYTAGLVLGLRARG from the coding sequence TTGTCTTCTCCTCCCACCTTCCCCAGTCCCGACGCCTCCATTACCGAGGCGCTGCGCTCCGTGCTGCCCGACCTCAGCGTGGGGGCGCTGCTGGGCTTTGCCACCGGACTCGCGCTGCGGAAGGTGGGCCGCCTGGCGCTGATCGCGCTGGGGCTGCTATTCGTGGCGGTGCAACTGCTGGCCTCCTGGGACCTTCTCAGCGTGAACTGGCCGCGAGTGCAGGCGCTGGCCGAGCCGGTGCTGCGTCAGGGCGGCGAGGCGGGGGCCGCGTGGCTGGGGCGGGTGCTGACGGCGAATCTGCCGTTTGCGGGGGCGTATACGGCGGGGCTGGTGCTGGGGCTGCGGGCACGGGGGTAG
- a CDS encoding RNA polymerase sigma factor, translated as MVGSDVTSEPDVLSPELLDRLSRGDEAAWYDFVSAYEGRMYAYLYRLEGNAEDALDLTQEVFYRAWRSIRTFRPGERVLPWLYQVARNTQIESHRRKQLQRFSLEEAREDVGFEVTSAARSPVQAAESADAQGRVQRALMELAPEYREAVVLRFVEDLPYDEIARIQGVAVGTAKSRVFRAKEQLAGLLADAADVH; from the coding sequence ATGGTGGGCAGCGACGTGACCTCCGAGCCTGATGTCCTCTCGCCCGAGTTGCTGGACCGCCTCAGCCGGGGGGACGAGGCGGCGTGGTACGACTTCGTGTCGGCCTACGAGGGCCGTATGTACGCCTACCTCTACCGGCTGGAGGGCAACGCCGAGGACGCGCTCGACCTCACCCAGGAGGTCTTTTACCGGGCGTGGCGTTCGATTCGCACCTTCCGGCCCGGCGAGCGGGTGCTGCCCTGGCTGTATCAGGTGGCCCGCAACACCCAGATCGAGTCGCACCGCCGCAAGCAGCTCCAGCGCTTCAGTCTGGAAGAGGCGCGGGAGGACGTGGGCTTCGAGGTCACCAGCGCGGCCCGCTCGCCCGTGCAGGCCGCCGAGAGCGCCGACGCGCAGGGCCGCGTGCAGCGGGCATTGATGGAATTGGCCCCCGAATACCGCGAGGCCGTCGTGCTGCGCTTTGTCGAGGACCTGCCCTACGACGAGATCGCCCGCATTCAGGGGGTCGCGGTGGGCACCGCCAAGAGCCGCGTCTTCCGGGCCAAGGAGCAACTCGCGGGGCTGCTGGCGGACGCGGCGGACGTGCATTAG
- a CDS encoding CAP domain-containing protein: MRTGRWRRGGLLAGVAVLGACAAQPVTFRVNFSMSETRQAPLTVTFRAQAPAEHRVVWTFGDGQQGEGSATAHTYYQPGTYTVRAHLLDSRGRVRSTATGDVKVESSGPERAELVVLLGQGEVRLSAAGSVVYRPATPRFSLDGRAVEEGPLPVTAGEHRVRVQLPGADRELTRGVTFQMAPFSVSAPFETEVLRLTNQARARGWNCATLREGGQSLPPLKRHPQLEVAALAQSAGMALHGYFDHRSTLDGSTPATRVQATGLRVRASAENIAGGQTTPQAVVDAWLRSPGHCRNIMGDFTHLGVAHVERPDTRYRHFWTQVFATPLGE, translated from the coding sequence GTGAGGACAGGGCGATGGAGGCGGGGCGGCCTGCTGGCGGGCGTGGCGGTGCTGGGGGCGTGCGCGGCGCAGCCGGTGACGTTCCGGGTGAACTTTTCGATGAGCGAGACGCGCCAGGCACCGCTGACCGTCACCTTCCGGGCACAGGCCCCGGCCGAGCACCGGGTGGTGTGGACCTTCGGGGACGGGCAGCAGGGCGAGGGCAGCGCCACGGCGCACACGTACTACCAGCCGGGGACCTACACGGTGCGGGCACACCTGCTCGACAGCCGCGGGCGGGTGCGCTCCACCGCGACGGGCGACGTGAAGGTGGAAAGCAGCGGCCCCGAACGCGCCGAACTCGTCGTGCTGCTGGGACAGGGCGAGGTGCGGCTCTCGGCGGCGGGGAGTGTGGTCTACCGGCCTGCCACGCCGCGCTTCTCGCTAGACGGGCGGGCGGTTGAGGAGGGACCCCTGCCCGTGACCGCCGGGGAACACCGGGTGAGGGTGCAGCTGCCCGGCGCGGACAGGGAGTTGACGCGGGGGGTGACCTTTCAGATGGCGCCCTTTTCGGTCAGCGCCCCCTTCGAGACCGAGGTGCTGCGCCTGACCAACCAGGCGCGGGCGCGGGGCTGGAACTGCGCGACGCTGCGCGAGGGAGGCCAGAGCCTGCCGCCCCTCAAGCGTCATCCCCAACTGGAAGTCGCCGCGCTGGCACAGTCGGCGGGGATGGCCCTGCACGGCTACTTCGACCACCGCAGCACCCTGGACGGCAGCACGCCCGCCACGCGGGTGCAGGCGACGGGCCTGCGGGTGAGGGCCAGCGCCGAGAACATTGCCGGGGGGCAGACCACCCCGCAGGCGGTGGTGGACGCGTGGCTGCGCAGCCCCGGCCACTGCCGCAACATCATGGGCGACTTCACGCACCTCGGCGTGGCCCATGTGGAGCGCCCCGACACCCGCTACCGCCACTTCTGGACCCAGGTGTTCGCCACGCCGCTGGGGGAGTAG